In Prunus dulcis chromosome 2, ALMONDv2, whole genome shotgun sequence, a single genomic region encodes these proteins:
- the LOC117617799 gene encoding tripeptidyl-peptidase 2 has translation MQCPVVLFQLPYLPTSRLSLHSSFLSLIIRTKKLSKARRPRESRSSIGIDRAMPCSAIGGAGGGGGEANGSLLNFKLTESTFLASLMPKKEIGADRFIEAHPNYDGRGALIAIFDSGVDPAASGLQVTSDGKPKILDVLDCTGSGDVDTSQVVKADKNGSIRGASGASLVVDSSWKNPSGEWHVGYKLVYELFTDTLTSRLKKERRKKWDEQNQEEIAKALKDLHEFDQKHSKLDDANSKRLREELQNRVDYLQKQADTYDDKGPIIDAVVWHNGELWRVALDTQTLEDNPDCGKLADFVPLTNYRIERKYGVFSKLDACTFVVNVYDEGNIVSIVTDSSPHGTHVAGIATAFHPKEPLLNGVAPGAQLISCKIGDSRLGSMETGTGLTRALIAAVEHKCDLINMSYGEPTLLPDYGRFVDLVNEAVNKHRLIFVSSAGNSGPALSTVGAPGGTTSSIIGVGAYVSPAMAAGAHCVVEAPGEGLEYTWSSRGPTADGDLGVSVSAPGAAVAPVPTWTLQRRMLMNGTSMSSPSACGGIALLISALKAEGIPVSPYSVRKALENTSVPIGGLPEDKLSTGRGLMQVDKAHEYLRQTRDVPCVWYQIKINQLGKPTPTSRGIYLREASAFQQSTEWTVQVEPKFHEGASNLEELVPFEECIELHSSEKTVVRAPDYLLLTHNGRSFNIVVDPTKLSEGLHYYELYGVDCKAPWRGPLFRIPVTITKPIAVINRPPLLPFSRMSFLPGHIERRFIEVPLGATWVEATMQTSGFDTARRFFIDSVQLCPLQRPRKWESVVTFSSPASKSFSFPVVGGQTMELAIAQFWSSGIGSHETTIVDFEIVFHGININKDEVVLDGSEAPIRIEAESLLASEELAPAAILNKIRIPYRPVESKLFTLPTDRDKLPSEKRILALTLTYKFKLEDGAEVKPQVPLLNNRVYDTKFESQFYMISDANKRVYAMGDTYPSSAKLPKGEYNLQLYLRHDNVQYLEKLKQLVLFIERKLEEKDVIRLSFFSQPDGSLMGNGSYRSSVLVPGKKEAIYLGPPSKDKIPKFSPQGSVLLGAISYGKLSYVEKGEGKNPLKNPVSYQISYIVPPNKLDEDKGKGSSASTKGISERLDEEVRDAKIKVLASLKQDTDEEFTEWKKLSSSLKSEYPKYTPLLAKILEGLVSRSIIEDKVLHEKEVIDAANEVVDSVDKDELAKFFALRSDPDDEEAEKIKKKMETTRDQLAEALYQKGLALAEIESLQGDKPPKAEEGAEKTEDLFEDNFKELKNWVEVKSSKFGTLLVLRERRYERFGTALKALNDIIQDDGEPPKKKFYELKISLLEKIRWKHLVTHEKQWMHVRFPANLPLF, from the exons aTGCAATGCCCGGTAGTTTTATTCCAATTGCCGTATTTGCCCACGTCACGACTCTCACTACACTCGTCATTTCTCTCACTCATCATTAGAACCAAAAAGCTCAGCAAAGCAAGAAGACCGAGAGAGAGTAGAAGCAGCATCGGTATAGATAGGGCAATGCCTTGTTCTGCAATTGGTGGCgctggtggaggtggtggtgaggCTAATGGTTCTCTGCTCAATTTCAAACTGACCGAGTCCACGTTCTTGGCCTCCCTCATGCCGAAGAAAGAGATTGGCGCCGATCGCTTCATCGAGGCTCATCCCAATTACGATGGCCGTGGCGCCCTCATCGCTATCTTCG ATTCTGGAGTGGACCCTGCTGCTTCTGGATTACAAGTTACATCAGATGGAAAGCCGAAAATCCTAGATGTTCTTGATTG taCTGGGAGTGGTGATGTCGATACTTCACAGGTAGTGAAGGCTGATAAAAACGGTTCTATTCGTGGAGCTTCCG GAGCATCTCTGGTTGTCGACTCCTCATGGAAAAATCCTTCTGGTGAATGGCATGTGGGTTATAAATTGGTATACGAGTTGTTTACAGATACATTGACTTCTCGCTTGAAG aaagaaagaagaaaaaaatgggaCGAACAAAACCAAGAAGAAATTGCCAAGGCTCTTAAGGATCTTCATGAATTTGACCAG AAACACAGTAAATTGGATGATGCTAACTCGAAAAGGCTTCGGGAGGAACTGCAAAATAGAGttgattacctacaaaagcAAGCTGAT ACCTATGATGACAAAGGCCCTATCATAGATGCTGTTGTATGGCATAATGGAGAATTATGGAGGGTTGCCCTTGACACACAGACTCTTGAGGATAACCCAGATTGTGGAAAACTTGCAGACTTTGTGCCCCTAACTAATTATAG GATAGAACGAAAATACGGTGTTTTTAGCAAATTAGATGCCTGCACATTTGTTGTTAATGTTTATGATGAAGGGAATATCGTAAGTATTGTGACAGATAGCTCTCCCCATGGCACTCATGTTGCTGGTATTGCTACTGCTTTCCACCCGAAG GAGCCCCTCTTGAATGGAGTTGCACCTGGAGCACAACTAATATCTTGTAAAATTGGAGACTCGCGCTTAGGTTCAATGGAGACAGGAACTGGTTTGACTCGAGCCTTGATTGCTGCTGTGGAG CATAAGTGTGATTTGATCAACATGAGTTATGGAGAACCTACTTTACTGCCAGACTATGGGCGCTTTGTTGACCTCGTTAATGAA GCTGTGAACAAGCACCGTCTAATATTTGTGAGTAGTGCTGGCAATAGTGGGCCAGCACTGAGCACTGTTGGAGCACCTGGTGGTACCACATCAAGCATTATAGGAGTTGGTGCATACGTCTCTCCAGCAATGGCTGCTGGTGCTCATTGTGTAGTTGAAGCCCCTGGTGAAGGGCTTGAGTACACTTG GTCTAGCCGTGGACCAACCGCCGATGGCGATCTTGGTGTCAGTGTAAGTGCTCCTGGTGCGGCTGTTGCTCCTGTTCCTACATGGACTCTTCAACGACGCATGCTCATGAATGGAACATCAATGTCATCTCCATCTGCTTGTGGGGGAATTGCTTTGCTCATAAGTGCATTGAAG GCTGAAGGTATTCCTGTGAGTCCATATAGTGTAAGGAAGGCTCTTGAAAATACATCTGTTCCGATAGGCGGTCTACCAGAAGATAAACTATCAACTGGAAGAGGGCTTATGCAAGTTGACAA GGCACATGAATATCTAAGGCAGACCCGGGATGTACCATGTGTTTGGTATCAGATAAAGATAAATCAACTTGGTAAACCAA CGCCTACATCACGAGGAATATACTTAAGGGAGGCTAGTGCTTTCCAACAATCTACTGAg TGGACAGTGCAAGTTGAACCAAAATTTCACGAAGGTGCAAGTAATTTAGAAGAATTGGTTCCTTTTGAGGAGTGCATCGAGTTACATTCCAGTGAGAAGACAGTTGTGAGGGCTCCTGATTATCTCCTTCTTACTCATAATGGGCGTAGCTTCAA CATAGTTGTGGATCCCACCAAACTTAGTGAAGGTCTACACTATTATGAACTATATGGTGTTGATTGCAAAGCACCATGGCGCGGCCCTCTCTTCAGAATCCCTGTTACTATAACAAAGCCTATAGCTGTGATAAATCGACCTCCACTGTTGCCATTTTCTAGGATGTCATTTTTGCCAG GCCACATAGAAAGGAGATTTATAGAAGTACCTCTTGGTGCTACATGGGTTGAAGCAACCATGCAAACATCAGGATTTGATACAGCACGAAGATTTTTTATTGACTCTGTTCAG CTTTGTCCCCTGCAAAGACCTCGTAAATGGGAGAGTGTTGTAACATTCTCTTCTCCGGCTTCCAAAAGCTTTTCATTTCCCGTTGTGGGTGGTCAGACAATGGAATTAGCTATTGCTCAATTTTGGTCGAGTGGGATAGGAAGTCATGAAACAACTATTGTGGATTTTGAG ATTGTATTTCATGGGATTAACATTAATAAAGATGAAGTAGTACTTGATGGAAGTGAAGCACCGATCAGAATTGAAGCTGAATCTCTACTGGCTTCTGAGGAACTTGCACCGGCTGCTATTCTAAACAAG ATAAGAATTCCATATCGGCCGGTTGAGTCTAAACTTTTTACTCTGCCAACAGATCGTGACAAACTACCCTCAGAAAAACGTATTCTGGCACTTACTTTAAC TTACAAGTTCAAATTGGAAGACGGAGCTGAAGTAAAGCCTCAAGTTCCACTACTTAACAATCGCGTGTACGACACTAAATTTGAGTCTCAATTTTATATGATCTCTGATGCAAACAAG CGTGTATATGCAATGGGTGACACTTATCCAAGTTCTGCAAAACTGCCCAAGGGTGAATACAATTTACAGCTATATTTGAG ACACGACAATGTGCAATATTTGGAAAAGTTGAAGCAGCTGGTGTTGTTCATTGAGAGGAAGTTGGAAGAGAAG GATGTAATCCGATTGAGCTTTTTCTCCCAACCTGATGGCTCTTTGATGGGAAACGGTTCTTATAGGTCCTCCGTTTTAGTTCCAGG GAAGAAAGAAGCAATCTATTTGGGTCCACCATCCAAAGACAAAATCCCAAAg TTTTCTCCACAAGGATCTGTTTTACTAGGAGCGATCTCATATGGGAAGTTATCATATGTTGAAAAGGGAGAGGGGAAAAATCCACTAAAGAACCCTGTGTCTTATCAGATATCATATATAGTGCCACCAAATAAG CTGGACGAGGACAAAGGAAAAGGTTCTTCTGCTTCAACTAAGGGTATATCTGAGCGATTAGATGAAGAG GTTCGAGATGCAAAGATTAAAGTTCTTGCAAGCCTGAAACAAGACACTGATGAAGAATTCACAGAGTGGAAAAAATTATCTTCCTCTCTCAAG TCTGAATACCCTAAATACACTCCATTGCTTGCAAAGATATTGGAAGGTTTGGTTTCTCGAAGCATTATTGAGGACAAAGTCCTCCATGAAAAAGAG GTTATTGATGCAGCAAATGAGGTGGTTGACAGTGTTGACAAAGATGAGCTAGCAAAATTTTTTGCACTCAGAAGTGATCCCGATGATGAAGAGGCAGAG aaaattaaaaagaagatGGAGACAACCCGTGATCAGTTAGCGGAGGCGTTGTACCAAAAAGGACTAGCACTGGCAGAGATTGAATCGTTGCAG GGTGATAAGCCCCCTAAGGCTGAAGAAGGGGCAGAAAAGACTGAAGATTTGTTTGAAGATAACTTCAAAGAACTTAAAAATTGGGTTGAAGTGAAGTCCTCTAAATTTGGAACCCTCTTAGTACTTCGTGAGAGACGTTATGAAAGGTTTGGAACAGCGTTgaag GCTTTGAATGACATAATCCAAGACGATGGAGAGCCTCCCAAGAAGAAGTTTTATGAATTGAAGATCTCCCTGCTTGAAAAGATTCGTTGGAAACACTTGGTGACACATGAGAAACAATGGATGCATGTCCGCTTTCCAGCAAATTTACCTCTTTTCTAG
- the LOC117617802 gene encoding signal peptide peptidase-like 1: protein MEPLWKLLYLLEPAPISLIVTAVGVTFGSAFRALNYGKEMERNRDLSETSITLDRSQALMIPVMSSISLLLMFYLFSSVSQLLTVFTAIASVSSLFFCLSPYVAYLKSQFGFADPYVSRCCSKSFTRIQGLLLFLCIGTVVAWLVTGHWVLNNLLGISICIAFVSHVRLPNIKICAMLLVCLFVYDIFWVFFSERFFGANVMVSVATQQASNPVHTVANSLSLPGLQMVTKKLELPVKIVFPRNLLGGLIPGGAKDFMMLGLGDMAIPAMLLALVLCFDHRRSRDSINLLEMHSSKGHKYIWYALPGYAIGLVTALAAGVLTHSPQPALLYLVPSTLGPIVFISWIRKELAELWDGPLPNSNDKAHQIEV, encoded by the exons ATGGAGCCCCTCTGGAAGCTTTTGTATTTGCTGGAGCCTGCACCTATTTCTCTAATTGTAACAGCAGTAGGTGTGACTTTTGGATCTGCATTTCGTGCTCTTAATTATGGGAAAGAAATGGAGAGAAATCGTGATTTATCAGAAACATCAATTACATTAGATAGGTCCCAAGCTCTCATGATCCCAGTAATGAGCTCTATAAGCTTGCTTTTGATGTTCTACCTGTTCTCTTCTGTCTCACAACTCCTCACTGTATTCACAGCCATTGCCTCTGTATCCTCCCTATTTTTCTGCCTATCTCCTTATGTAGCCTATTTGAAGTCACAATTTGGTTTTGCTGACCCATATGTGTCAAGGTGTTGTTCCAAGTCATTTACACGAATCCAAGGGCTGTTACTGTTCTTATGCATTGGTACGGTTGTTGCTTGGCTTGTTACTGGACATTGGGTATTGAACAATTTGTTGGGCATTTCCATATGCATTGCATTTGTGAGTCATGTCCGTCTTCCGAACATCAAAATCTGTGCAATGCTCCTCGTCTGCCTATTCGTATATGACATATTCTGGGTTTTTTTCTCCGAGAGGTTTTTTGGGGCGAATGTCATGGTATCAGTGGCAACACAACAAGCTTCAAACCCTGTTCACACTGTTGCAAATAGTTTGAGCCTGCCTGGGCTGCAAATGGTAACAAAGAAGTTGGAATTGCCGGTGAAGATTGTGTTTCCCAGGAACTTATTGGGCGGACTGATTCCTGGAGGAGCCAAAGACTTCATGATGCTTGGTCTCGGTGACATG GCAATTCCTGCTATGCTTCTGGCATTAGTCCTATGTTTTGATCATCGAAGGAGCAGGGATTCGATAAACCTGTTAGAAATGCATTCCTCCAAGGGGCACAAATATATTTGGTATGCCCTTCCCGGATATGCCATTGGACTGGTTACTGCTTTAGCAGCTGGCGTTCTGACCCACTCACCTCAACCTGCTCTTCTTTATCTT GTGCCTTCTACGTTGGGACCAATTGTTTTCATATCTTGGATAAGGAAGGAACTAGCAGAGCTATGGGATGGACCCTTGCCAAACTCAAACGATAAAGCTCACCAGATAGAAGTATGA
- the LOC117617800 gene encoding pectin acetylesterase 9 isoform X1, translating into MLKLKREHMATTTTNANALLVAITLALLMCSPRCIYSAERRLLVNMTLVRNAPALGAFCLDGSLPAYHLHRGFGAGARNWLLQFEGGGWCNDIESCLERAKSRRGSTRYMTKWEVFSGILSNNAYLNPDFYNWNRVKLRYCDGASFAGDAVFKNGTSLLYFRGQKIWEAIILDLLPKGLGQARKALLSGCSAGGLASFLHCNNFTKYLPSNASVKCLSDAGFFLDERDITSNHTMRYFIKDVVSLQYAWQGIEKNLDENCTASSLDFPELCFFPQYALKFITTPFFILNSAYDVYQFHHILVPSSADPHGHWNRCKLNPAACNPEQLNTLQEFRRDMIVAMGLFYKYSRRGGLFINSCFAHCQSESQDTWFSADSPRVHNKTIAEAVGDWYFSRRITKEIDCPYPCDTTCHNLIPSTQALVQDLRSY; encoded by the exons ATGTTAAAATTGAAGAGAGAGCACATGGCTACTACGACGACGAATGCGAACGCGCTACTGGTCGCCATCACCCTGGCGCTGCTAATGTGCTCGCCTCGGTGCATTTACTCGGCCGAGCGGCGGCTCCTGGTCAACATGACTCTGGTCCGGAACGCTCCGGCTCTCGGAGCTT TTTGCTTGGATGGGAGTTTGCCTGCGTATCACCTGCACAGAGGATTCGGGGCCGGAGCAAGAAACTGGCTTTTACAGTTCGAG GGTGGTGGGTGGTGCAATGACATAGAATCATGCTTGGAGAGAGCCAAAAGCCGTAGAGGATCAACACGCTACATGACCAAGTGGGAGGTCTTCTCTGGAATTCTAAGCAATAATGCATATCTAAATCCAG ATTTTTACAACTGGAACCGTGTGAAGCTTAGATATTGCGATGGAGCTTCATTTGCTGGAGATGCCGTATTTAAGAATGGg ACATCGTTGCTCTATTTCAGAGGGCAAAAGATTTGGGAAGCTATCATTCTTGATCTTCTGCCAAAAGGTTTAGGACAAGCAAGAaag GCTCTGTTATCAGGATGTTCTGCTGGGGGTTTAGCATCCTTTTTGCATTGTAACAACTTCACTAAATATTTACCAAGCAATGCCAGTGTGAAATGCTTGAGTGATGCTGGATTCTTTCTTGATGA AAGAGATATAACTTCGAATCACACCATGAGGTATTTCATTAAAGATGTTGTTTCTCTACAG TATGCATGGCAGGGGATAGAGAAGAATCTGGATGAGAACTGCACCGCCAGCTCCCTTGATTTTCCCGAGTTG TGTTTCTTCCCACAGTACGCACTGAAGTTCATTACAAcaccatttttcatattgaaCTCAGCTTATGATGTTTATCAG TTCCATCATATATTGGTGCCATCTTCGGCTGATCCACACGGCCACTGGAACCGTTGCAAACTGAATCCGGCGGCGTGCAATCCTGAACAGTTAAATACATTGCAAG AATTCAGGCGTGACATGATTGTTGCTATGGGATTGTTCTACAAATATTCGAGAAGAGGAGGCTTGTTCATAAATTCATGCTTTGCTCACTGCCAAAGTGAGTCTCAAGACACATGGTTTTCTGCAGATTCTCCAAGAGTTCACAATAAG ACCATTGCAGAAGCAGTAGGTGATTGGTACTTCAGCAGAAGGATAACAAAGGAAATTGACTGCCCATATCCTTGTGACACTACCTGCCATAACCTTATACCATCAACTCAA GCCCTTGTACAAGATTTGAGAAGCTATTAG
- the LOC117617800 gene encoding pectin acetylesterase 9 isoform X2: MLKLKREHMATTTTNANALLVAITLALLMCSPRCIYSAERRLLVNMTLVRNAPALGAFCLDGSLPAYHLHRGFGAGARNWLLQFEGGGWCNDIESCLERAKSRRGSTRYMTKWEVFSGILSNNAYLNPDFYNWNRVKLRYCDGASFAGDAVFKNGTSLLYFRGQKIWEAIILDLLPKGLGQARKALLSGCSAGGLASFLHCNNFTKYLPSNASVKCLSDAGFFLDERDITSNHTMRYFIKDVVSLQGIEKNLDENCTASSLDFPELCFFPQYALKFITTPFFILNSAYDVYQFHHILVPSSADPHGHWNRCKLNPAACNPEQLNTLQEFRRDMIVAMGLFYKYSRRGGLFINSCFAHCQSESQDTWFSADSPRVHNKTIAEAVGDWYFSRRITKEIDCPYPCDTTCHNLIPSTQALVQDLRSY; the protein is encoded by the exons ATGTTAAAATTGAAGAGAGAGCACATGGCTACTACGACGACGAATGCGAACGCGCTACTGGTCGCCATCACCCTGGCGCTGCTAATGTGCTCGCCTCGGTGCATTTACTCGGCCGAGCGGCGGCTCCTGGTCAACATGACTCTGGTCCGGAACGCTCCGGCTCTCGGAGCTT TTTGCTTGGATGGGAGTTTGCCTGCGTATCACCTGCACAGAGGATTCGGGGCCGGAGCAAGAAACTGGCTTTTACAGTTCGAG GGTGGTGGGTGGTGCAATGACATAGAATCATGCTTGGAGAGAGCCAAAAGCCGTAGAGGATCAACACGCTACATGACCAAGTGGGAGGTCTTCTCTGGAATTCTAAGCAATAATGCATATCTAAATCCAG ATTTTTACAACTGGAACCGTGTGAAGCTTAGATATTGCGATGGAGCTTCATTTGCTGGAGATGCCGTATTTAAGAATGGg ACATCGTTGCTCTATTTCAGAGGGCAAAAGATTTGGGAAGCTATCATTCTTGATCTTCTGCCAAAAGGTTTAGGACAAGCAAGAaag GCTCTGTTATCAGGATGTTCTGCTGGGGGTTTAGCATCCTTTTTGCATTGTAACAACTTCACTAAATATTTACCAAGCAATGCCAGTGTGAAATGCTTGAGTGATGCTGGATTCTTTCTTGATGA AAGAGATATAACTTCGAATCACACCATGAGGTATTTCATTAAAGATGTTGTTTCTCTACAG GGGATAGAGAAGAATCTGGATGAGAACTGCACCGCCAGCTCCCTTGATTTTCCCGAGTTG TGTTTCTTCCCACAGTACGCACTGAAGTTCATTACAAcaccatttttcatattgaaCTCAGCTTATGATGTTTATCAG TTCCATCATATATTGGTGCCATCTTCGGCTGATCCACACGGCCACTGGAACCGTTGCAAACTGAATCCGGCGGCGTGCAATCCTGAACAGTTAAATACATTGCAAG AATTCAGGCGTGACATGATTGTTGCTATGGGATTGTTCTACAAATATTCGAGAAGAGGAGGCTTGTTCATAAATTCATGCTTTGCTCACTGCCAAAGTGAGTCTCAAGACACATGGTTTTCTGCAGATTCTCCAAGAGTTCACAATAAG ACCATTGCAGAAGCAGTAGGTGATTGGTACTTCAGCAGAAGGATAACAAAGGAAATTGACTGCCCATATCCTTGTGACACTACCTGCCATAACCTTATACCATCAACTCAA GCCCTTGTACAAGATTTGAGAAGCTATTAG
- the LOC117617800 gene encoding pectin acetylesterase 9 isoform X3 → MTKWEVFSGILSNNAYLNPDFYNWNRVKLRYCDGASFAGDAVFKNGTSLLYFRGQKIWEAIILDLLPKGLGQARKALLSGCSAGGLASFLHCNNFTKYLPSNASVKCLSDAGFFLDERDITSNHTMRYFIKDVVSLQYAWQGIEKNLDENCTASSLDFPELCFFPQYALKFITTPFFILNSAYDVYQFHHILVPSSADPHGHWNRCKLNPAACNPEQLNTLQEFRRDMIVAMGLFYKYSRRGGLFINSCFAHCQSESQDTWFSADSPRVHNKTIAEAVGDWYFSRRITKEIDCPYPCDTTCHNLIPSTQALVQDLRSY, encoded by the exons ATGACCAAGTGGGAGGTCTTCTCTGGAATTCTAAGCAATAATGCATATCTAAATCCAG ATTTTTACAACTGGAACCGTGTGAAGCTTAGATATTGCGATGGAGCTTCATTTGCTGGAGATGCCGTATTTAAGAATGGg ACATCGTTGCTCTATTTCAGAGGGCAAAAGATTTGGGAAGCTATCATTCTTGATCTTCTGCCAAAAGGTTTAGGACAAGCAAGAaag GCTCTGTTATCAGGATGTTCTGCTGGGGGTTTAGCATCCTTTTTGCATTGTAACAACTTCACTAAATATTTACCAAGCAATGCCAGTGTGAAATGCTTGAGTGATGCTGGATTCTTTCTTGATGA AAGAGATATAACTTCGAATCACACCATGAGGTATTTCATTAAAGATGTTGTTTCTCTACAG TATGCATGGCAGGGGATAGAGAAGAATCTGGATGAGAACTGCACCGCCAGCTCCCTTGATTTTCCCGAGTTG TGTTTCTTCCCACAGTACGCACTGAAGTTCATTACAAcaccatttttcatattgaaCTCAGCTTATGATGTTTATCAG TTCCATCATATATTGGTGCCATCTTCGGCTGATCCACACGGCCACTGGAACCGTTGCAAACTGAATCCGGCGGCGTGCAATCCTGAACAGTTAAATACATTGCAAG AATTCAGGCGTGACATGATTGTTGCTATGGGATTGTTCTACAAATATTCGAGAAGAGGAGGCTTGTTCATAAATTCATGCTTTGCTCACTGCCAAAGTGAGTCTCAAGACACATGGTTTTCTGCAGATTCTCCAAGAGTTCACAATAAG ACCATTGCAGAAGCAGTAGGTGATTGGTACTTCAGCAGAAGGATAACAAAGGAAATTGACTGCCCATATCCTTGTGACACTACCTGCCATAACCTTATACCATCAACTCAA GCCCTTGTACAAGATTTGAGAAGCTATTAG